The Phycodurus eques isolate BA_2022a chromosome 8, UOR_Pequ_1.1, whole genome shotgun sequence nucleotide sequence AACCCTGGTTCTTCAAACACGTGGAGGGGTACCTGATGGGCGGCCAGGCCGGAGTGGAGTACATCCCCCTCCGCCAATActaccacagacacacacgcagcaTTTTCTGGGAGCTCCAggtacgtacacacacacacacacacacacacacggacgcacgcacacacggacgcacgcacacgcacgcacacgcgcacacacacattggcgTGTCATTATCCTACGTTTCCAAGTGCACTTGCTCGCCTCTTCTTTGCTACACATGCTGCCTATTAAGCCATTAGCTCGGTGTGCATGGTCTGGTGCAGCCAGTTAATGGCGTGTTCAATTATGCATTGCGCTGGTCTGACACGTGTCCATCTGCTGGCTTCTGTGGAGGCCGTCAGCCGGGTTTGAAAGCGATGTCACGGGAGGCTGACTCGGCGAAATCACGAGCCGATATCTGCTTCTCCGCGTGAGGCTCAGTAGCATTGACCATCTACTCGCGTCTCGTGACGTCTAAGTAGCGTTTAGTCATTTGAGCTCATGTCACACGGTGTAATTACAGAATAAATGCACTTCCTTAGCAAGCTGCTTGAAAGTAGCTTACATCATAAAGCAGGACAAAGCTATTAGAACATCAAAGTCTTCTTAAAATGTGGCTTTCGTTTCCTATCATTTGGTGGATATAGCGTCTCTTCTCCGCGGGCAACAGTAATCAGAGATTCTTTgtttcaatttaaatgtaattattgggTTATTACATATttgaagaggtttttttttttcaatacggGATGTAACAAATGGCAATATGTGTCTTAAGGGTAACCAAAAAGAAGTGGGTTCCGAGTGAAATGTCTCAAAGGTAGCCACTGGCGACCGGGTTGGGGTGGAAAGTAAGCGGCAAGTCAGCAGATATCAGGGGAAAAAGTAGATAGTGAGTGGCGTTGCGCCGGCGtaacacgcacagacacacacacagaagtcCATCCGGACAGATATGCTATGATATGGCTGCGCCCACGAGGACGTCGTGATTCTCGGGTCAGCAGTGACAATTGAACCGTATTACATATAAATGTGTTAACATTAGACATTACGtaacatattggaatgaaagtacacaTTTTTCACAACCCCTAGGCACTGGTATAGATTTTTAcagtgtgatttttatttttttttaaaactatttttgtttacatttttcatgaAACATGAAAAGTTGAAGTGATAAAGCCATTGAATTGTTTGCATATCGTTGTAATTAATTATGTTTACGCCACACTTGTTTGGTAGAATTTTGTTCAGTAGTGAATGCTGACAATATTGCAAGTGTTGAGTAAGTTTACAGCTGTAATTGAAGTAGATGAATTCATTCTTTTATATTAATTCATGGTTCATTTGACTTGATCTTAGTGTTACCCTAAGACGAAACAATTTATGTATAATAAACCTGAAATAGTTTATTGTAATACAAATCAATGCTGGTGttcgttaaaaaaatacacgAAAAGAGTAGTCGCAAtattgaggagaaaaaaaaaattgtaatgagCTTACTTTCCAAAAACCTTCAGCCCTACTGACAAACTTGTTCGCAAAAGTTGATTCGTGGGCAAAACGCGTCACACTTGTCTCTCCACCAGGATATTATCCCTTTTGGCAACCATCTAGTCTTCCGCTGGCTCTTCGGCTGGATGGTCCCCCCCAAGATCTCCTTGCTGAAGCTGACGCAGGGAGAAACCATCCGGCGGCTGTACGAGCAGCACCACGTGGTCCAGGACATGTTGGTGCCTATGAAGCACCTGCAATCGGCCATCACGCGCTTTCACCAGGACATCGAGGTAGGACTAAAATGTTTACACGGACCTAGGGCTGGGCCGTTAATCCGTGTAATTTATTAATTCAAGTACGATTTTGGATTCCCTCTGTGAAAcagacaacaacagcaaaatatttttcacattgttttgcgtAAAACGAGAAAGGAGCccggtggaaggcaatcacagTAGTAACTTTTCCAAGGCTATTTAATAGGCAGGAAGGAATCTGCAGATTTACCTTTGATGCTGACATCTTGAGAGTTACAGTTCCTACTGAtacatttttaagaaaccaGGCTTGCTCAAATGGAAGGCATTGCGCTACTAGCTAAATTGTGACGTCACGTCCTCCCTTTCGCCAGCTCCCGCCTAAGTGCCGTGGGCGAATGACCAAGGCACCTAGCTGTTAGCCACTATGCTGCTAACACCGACAGGTGCGACTGAGCAAACGGGGAGTGATCTTAATTCTTAAATTGTGCGTAGCTGTCGTTTGCTGGCGGTTTTGCCAAATTAACATTGTCTGCAAGCTTGACAATGACAGTAGAGCAGCATATAAGACATGAAAGCACGTTCTTGGCACTGAACATTCGAATTCTAAAAGATGTGTGAACACATCTTTGGCACTGAAAGACTTAAGCGtcttgttttgacaaaagggaaTTGTTTTTCCCCAAGGGGAAGCATTTATTATCACATTATGTCCGTATGTGaaagggactgagccctgccgcaaatagcgaaaatctgcgagtaattgacgccccctaaaaagataataattgccgatagatgccacaagatggcaacaaagcaTTACTGTTTTCTAAATGAAggtcctcaactcacttcaacatagttcattgTCACAAAACAGTGACGAGGTAATTTTTCGAGTGaataaattccccccaaaaaatgtgcgAATGTTGTAACACAACTTTGCTGGGGTtcattatttctgtggaagtttcaggggggggggggacaaactggaaaaaaatctgattcaaagcttttttttatatggGTGAAATACAGCAAAACCcagaagtaaaaaacaaaaagtaaaacttgttTTCAATAATGGAAGTCAGTTGTTAATTATATACcataaacaaagagaaaataagtTGTAGaatttttgtgaaaacaaatcaGGAGTTTATTTTTAAGTCCATATTTCCCAGCTCGACACAGACCTATGAAAAATTACTTTTCTGTGTTCAGGTTTACCCTCTCTGGCTCTGCCCATTCCTCCTGCCACCTGGTAGTGGCATGGTCCACCCCAAAGGTGAAGAGGAGGAGCTGTATGTGGACGTGGGCGCATACGGCGAGCCCAAAGTCAAAGATTTTGAGGCAACGGCGTCAACGCGGCGACTGGAGAAGTTTGTGCGAGACGTCCACGGGTACATCTCTTGAGATTTAGACTGGATTACCCCACATCGTTCGAGTGACACAATttaagatttgttcttttttttctctcaagtggcacaattagATTTTGCGTCATGGCAgcgtaaagacaaaaaaaaaaacacatggaacTGGATGGCTTTAGATCGGAATGGAGCTTTTCCcaaatttagaaacaaatctgaaACATGTTGGATATCTTCAAATGCAAGTGCAGCGCAAACGCACAGATGGGATATACACACCCGCGTCTgagcaaacaaaacataaacccattaaaaaaaaaatcgaaatctATAGTAATATCATTTCATACTCATCATACCTTTGCAGGTTCCAGATGCTGTACGCAGACATCTACATGGACCGCGACGAGTTTTGGGAGATGTTTGATGGACAGCTGTATCACAAACTGAGACAGGAGCTCGACTGTAAGGACGCTTTCCCGGAGGTTTACGACAAAATCTGTAAGGCCGCCAGACACTGAACCTCCACGGCCGCAGGTTGTATCAGGTCTTATGCTCTGTAAAGGAATAGAAGTTGTCTTATAATGATTGCACCACAAATCTTCTAGCTTGCTGCTGTcataacattttatgttttgatcCTTCTAACTGCAAGTCACAATGTGCCTCACATGTTAAAAGTAATCACGTCAATACCACTGATTACTTTGCAGAGCGGCAAACAAttttttggagggaaaaaaaacatgttaaatgtattttttgtaacaCATTGTTTTAATCAATAAACATGTTTCTGTACCGTTTGCATTTGCATATTGGTCCTTTAAAATGAACGTGTTAAAAATTTtgaggcaacacacacacacgcacacacagaatagaattaatgaaaaacatttgtaaaattcATATACAAAACTAATGCAACCACCATAATACTTTAGCTACACTAGAAGTGACCGCGGGACTTGACAGTATTTTTCGTCCAGTTTACCGGGTACTCATATTCCTAATCGGCTTCCCGAAATcattaataagaaaaaatattttgtctatCACCTCTGATTTTGTTCTCATTTCTTTACTTAACTTTGAGCAGCAGTTCAGGAACACAGTTACATTATAAGAGCAAGTATCCCCTCCACTGGTAAACTCTAGAATTACATACATTTGTCATAGTGCACAGTCCTTATTGATAGAAAACATAATATTCCAGTATATCACAGATTAAAGTAGGGATTAGAACTAAATACCTCACTCAACCCATATCtccaaaagataaaaaaaacatttcaaaacattaaacGACATCTATCCTTGTCATGACTGATTTGTTGACAAAATCTGTAAGGCTGCCAGACACTGATCTTGCGCGGCTGCAGGTTGTATCAGGTCTTAACGCTGTGTGAAAGAACAGCAGTGTTACATTGACAACTTCTATTCCTTTACACAGCATAAGACCTGAAACCACCAGTCTTTTAGCCCGCTGGTGTCTCGTATCGTTTTGATCATTTTAAACTGCAAGTCACCAAGTCACAATGTGCCTCACGTGTTCAAATTAATCACCTTAATAACCACTGATTACTTTGCAGATTGACGGACATTATTTTtgggagggggagaaaaaaaaaggtcctaTTTTTTGTAAGACGTTGTTTTAATCAAAAAACATATGTACAGTTGGGATTTTCATATAAAAGTTATAggtaaaaaacacacagaatATAATTAATGAAATAGATTTTTAGAAACATTaatagagaaaaaaagaagtaattCATAAGTTTTATATACATAGGGTTGTAAAAACAttggaaatactgtacattaaaagtCTATccttaaatatttaatatggtCCAGTCTTTAGATCTCTCTCCCGCTACTGTGTCAACTTTGCGGCACAAAGTTGAGgacgccgccgctgctgctccCGCCGCCTCCAACTTCTCCAGTTGGCGGAACAAGACGGAGGTCAGATCCGCCTCGGGCCCCGCATCCGAGCTGGAGGACTGCGACACTGACTCCGCCAGTTGTAAAATTGAGTCCATCTCGGCCCCCTCattctggttaaataaagttgcAAGCTCAGGTGCAGAGACTGCAAAACACAAATTCATAACACACTACtataaaaaaattatctaaTGATAGCCAGTgcaatattctgcctttactaAGGCTATATAATGCTCAGTTTGAATTAAAACGGGTATTAACTGTTCGTAGTAAtcaagaatttgagaaaatgttgGTACACAAATTTCAAGATTTCAGTCCATTTTTCAGTTTAAGGTGAAATGACAGAAGGACAAAGGAACATTAGATCAATAATGAAAACAGAAGCTGTTGTGATCATATAATACtgtgtacaactgcactgcatccaAGATACTTCTTAATATTGTGGTGACCCCATTTAACAGTAGCTATACAGTAGATGCCGGACagtggcaaaatattagaaacatcttTACAATCAACATATaaatgcatctcaataaatggtAGAAACATTAGTTTATTTTATGAGGAAATGCAAATCAGAATGACAAATCTGACCTAattgttacattaaaaataatcatttaaagtgtgaaattacCTCTTTCAATGGAACCTCTGAAATACTAATTCCCTGAGATGCAcccatacattatttttttaaaggcagaatttctGAGCTACGTAGTAGGCTTTGGGCAGATTTACATGAAGTAAAAATactttgacatactgtacttactgGTCAGATGATTTGAACTGGTGGCTGCACTGGCccactttctctctttctttatgccctaaaacaacacaaaaacataacattgAGTGAGtcattgcacacaaaaacattgaagaCATTATTGTTGACTTTTATTGTTCGATTGTAAATGACAATGGGACTCACGTAGTTGTCTGTCTCTGCAGGTCCAGTCCGGGTGCATGCTGGCGTGCATCAGGCTGAGCCGCTCCGATTCCTGGAAGAATGGGAGCTGCTCAGCCGGCGTCAGCGACTTCCACTGTGGACAAAATCAAGTGTCAGCGCACACATGCATAAGAACACCACGTAAACTACGAGGACGTGTTTGCTGCAAACACACTCACCATCTGCCCCAGGATTTTATTCACAGCGGCGCTGTCACTGTTTTGAAATTGGGCCTTCACGACAGGCCGCCGCTCCTTCATAAACAGCATGAAGGCGTTTGGGGGCTTCTTAATGTAGGGCCTCTCCTCCTTGGGCCCTGATGTATTCCTCGTTCTCCTATTGGGAAAGCAAAGCATCAGCATGTCGCCTCTGTGTGGATGTGCCaggaaatacattttacagagaatAGTTACTTTGAATTTGGTGGCaaaggacgaggaggagggagaACTGCGCCAGGCACCAACTGGTAACAGATTTGCCCTATTCTACAAACACATCAAGACACACGTGTTAAACAACAGGAAGTGTGTGAAGATGAACATTCAAGGAGTCCTACACATTTTACACATTATATGGCACTGTATGATGTATACAGTTGTGTTACTTACATCACTCGAACAGGACCTTGGCTGACGCTCACCATATGTGGCGCACCAGCgacctgcaaaaacaaacaaaaataatggctACCAACCTACTTTTTATTACTATTTAGTAGTAACATGTAACTAATTCCTCATatagaacatttatttgaaacactaatcAAACTTATCATAACTGTATACTTCGACTTCTATTACGAGTCTCATGTTTACATCCATGTTCCAAAAAGTTTTTGCTTGTGCTTGAAATAGTAAGAAACGCCATTATACATGACTTATGATAGGATAATCCTTTATCCCCCAGAgatgataataaataaaatcataaaaatgcaTAGCAAGAAACAGTATTATACAAAGACTTTCTTGAACCTGTGGCTTGTAAAACCCCACAGATAAAAACAGGCACCGAGTCTATGAAttattatgtaatatttttctgCATGTTCTGAAACTTATGAATCGTCTCCCTTACCTGCTCTTGATTTTTTATCATCTTGCCCGAGTCCGTGTTGATCACCTCCATAATACTTTTCCACTCTTGGTCATCCATCATTCTTTCAGTTGCTCCTTGGAATGGTCTTCAGTCAATTTGTTTCCATATTTATAGCTTGCCTATTTTTTGGTACCGCCCTAAAATAAGTGAACCCACCAATCACACGGCGAATACTGGGGTCACCTTTGTGACGTCATGTATTTTTGTGGGGAGCGCAAATGAACTTGAATGAGCGGCGATGGCTAAGCTAACAAGCGAGTTGGCTAACTAACTGACGGCCATTTTAACTTAAAAGGTGTCCGTTActcaaaggaaaataaaacacttaaaaatgcattttttaaaaaatcctccGAGACCATCACGATGCGGTGAGTCTTCTCGCAGGGGCTCGGGATGTGGGCGCCATTTTGCGAGCCACAATGTTTAAAACGAGTGTTCAAAACAACGGTCACAGCGATTGTaggttgtaaaacaaaaacaaaatatatatatatatatatatccatgaCTGTTAATGTCCTGTTTTGGGTGGTGGTTTTTGCCAAACAGAACAGAAATTGGTTCAATTCATGTAACAGCATTATTACATTTAGACTCCCAGTGAAATTGAAACAAATGGCGGTACACATCTTGTCTTTACCTCAAGTGTCTAGTTTTCTCAAATATGTAGCTGGCCgccattttacattattttgctGTTAACGGTACAAACCTCTGCAGAAATCAATCAGATAATATATGCAGAGGTCGGAAGAGCAgctaaatattgtactcaagcaaGAATACAGTTACTTTACAAAAATATGagtcaagtaaaagtacaaagtacTTCTCCAAATAATGACTTGAATAAGAAAGTAAcctactcagtgaaaaaactgcTCAAGTACTGAGTAGTGAGTAAcgtctgatttatttttaaaatggaagcacgaacgtaaaataaaatgaaaataactaaataaaacatgaatgcGGAAATTTAGATATTGCGTTACATCACTGAACGTAAgacaataaatgaaatctttATCGAATAAAATCTttgcaaaataacaaattaaggcatattcagctccaagaaatggtctttactatattgtttccacttgttgaacagcacaatactgtaggttTACCAGCCAGATTACATAAACAGGACCAAGGCTGCTGAGGATATaaaaagtaggctttacacgatcaggatttttgttcctctatttatgccagtgaggcatagtgacagacagaacaaatgaatggtcttctattagatggcaggaagtaaacacAGTAATTGAtgtgtacactttttgtgacatttttgtttgttggtgtgccgtgagatttttcaattgtaaagtatgttccttggctccataaaggttggaaatcactgctgtagtCAGATCGtggattctaatcagtcaggtcaaacaaacattacatgacagaaatatgggtgcaaacttactgtaattaaattactttatttttaagtaaattacttcacccacaccgaaactttagagcatgattcgacagaagggaggtatgtttacgtacaaccgtcagtgctagcactagcttgctaggctacataaccttttgttgcctgcttgcgagccgtatcgtattaaaagtaccgtatttttcagacttttttcatagtttggcccGGGGTGCGATTTATACTCCGGTGCGTCCTATACGT carries:
- the LOC133406600 gene encoding transcription factor 7-like 1-C, which gives rise to MMDDQEWKSIMEVINTDSGKMIKNQEQVAGAPHMVSVSQGPVRVIIGQICYQLVPGAVLPPPRPLPPNSKRTRNTSGPKEERPYIKKPPNAFMLFMKERRPVVKAQFQNSDSAAVNKILGQMWKSLTPAEQLPFFQESERLSLMHASMHPDWTCRDRQLRHKEREKVGQCSHQFKSSDHLCT